In the genome of Podospora pseudocomata strain CBS 415.72m chromosome 2 map unlocalized CBS415.72m_2.2, whole genome shotgun sequence, one region contains:
- a CDS encoding uncharacterized protein (EggNog:ENOG503PC19), translating into MDADNDECLLFVDDSNVWIEAQKFAASGNSHMPKLTDGDQDPRLRINIGRLVNTLCDGRIQRQSYIYGSRPPPNDLVWDQYKKCSFKTKIYDRGANGREKEVDNSMSADMTEEAVDLRAVAKFDQAVEERKKRTVFIVITGDRDMLPAIRKVLGCGIRVELWGWNSGMAREYLRERNTNGRLSVKFLDNIFNQVSFTNFRSTRNTRVVPAYTIVILEPEDLAEETWNDSYVAKVLLELGRLFYTTRSKNGSEIFVEFPTVKNIEAIIVKARELFGEKTIIMSWPVYASRFNKDVSEIVETSNMFLPLENDNRASSSPLSTKHDAQSSLENSVDLGSGPPEAGDEKAEVHEAEAEGGGDPDDEEGWEQVKSRSRPGRAHGRAQRGTQGCPKGQHCGDRGECGYKHTSKEMARFRDNPTKDFRLWKTKKCTAVGCRRGERCAFAHSTEETWCLSCNDYGHSTEDCRL; encoded by the coding sequence ATGGATGCCGATAATGACGAATGTTTGCTATTTGTGGACGATTCCAACGTGTGGATCGAGGCTCAGAAGTTCGCCGCCTCGGGCAATTCACATATGCCCAAGCTCACAGACGGTGATCAGGACCCACGTCTCCGGATCAATATAGGAAGGTTAGTCAACACACTCTGCGATGGCCGAATTCAGCGCCAATCTTACATCTACGGCTCTCGGCCACCGCCTAATGATTTGGTATGGGATCAATACAAGAAGTGCAGCTTCAAAACCAAGATATACGATCGCGGCGCCaatgggagggagaaggaggtggacaACTCCATGTCGGCAGATATGaccgaggaggctgttgatcTTAGGGCCGTGGCGAAATTTGATCAAGCCGTCGAAGAGcggaaaaaaagaacagtCTTTATCGTTATCACGGGAGATCGCGATATGCTCCCCGCGATCAGAAAGGTGTTGGGATGTGGCATCCGAGTCGAACTCTGGGGGTGGAACTCCGGGATGGCCAGGGAATACTTGAGGGAAAGAAATACCAATGGCCGACTATCGGTCAAGTTCTTGGACAACATATTCAACCAAGTGTCGTTCACCAACTTCCGCTCCACCCGAAACACCAGGGTCGTTCCCGCCTACACGATTGTGATTTTGGAGCCAGAGGATCTCGCTGAGGAAACATGGAACGACTCTTACGTGGCGAAGGTCCTCCTCGAGTTGGGACGTTTGTTCTACACCACGCGTTCAAAGAATGGATCAGAAATATTCGTCGAGTTCCCCACGGTGAAGAACATCGAGGCCATCATCGTAAAAGCACGGGAACTGTTTGGCGAGAAGACCATCATCATGTCATGGCCCGTCTATGCCAGTAGGTTCAACAAGGATGTGTCGGAGATTGTCGAGACGAGCAACATGTTTTTACCGCTGGAAAATGACAACCgagcctccagctcccctcTCAGTACGAAGCACGACGCGCAAAGCTCGCTGGAAAACAGTGTTGATCTTGGAAGTGGCCCACCCGAAGCCGGAGACGAAAAAGCAGAAGTCCacgaggccgaggctgaAGGGGGCGGAGATcccgatgatgaggagggctGGGAGCAGGTGAAGTCTCGATCTCGGCCAGGGAGAGCTCACGGACGTGCTCAGCGTGGGACTCAAGGGTGTCCCAAAGGCCAGCATTGCGGAGATAGGGGTGAATGTGGTTATAAGCATACAAGCAAGGAAATGGCTCGCTTTCGGGATAATCCGACCAAGGACTTTAGGTTGTGGAAAACAAAGAAATGCACGGCTGTTGGGTGTCGCAGGGGCGAACGCTGTGCATTTGCTCACTCGACGGAGGAGACATGGTGTCTTTCGTGCAATGACTACGGTCACTCGACGGAAGATTGTAGGTTGTGA